The sequence below is a genomic window from Macadamia integrifolia cultivar HAES 741 chromosome 1, SCU_Mint_v3, whole genome shotgun sequence.
CACACTATGCCACATAAGCTAGGTCCCATCACCAATAGGTGATGCAGTAATGGCATTATTCAGGTTGAGACATAAAAAAAGTAGTGTTAGGGAAAATATAAATTTGGGAGAAGTAGTTTTAGGAAAAGTATAAGGGTATAATTGAGAAAGGAAATGATACTGGCATGATTATATTCTATGGGAAAAGATTCACTAAGATTCCAAATTTACCCTTCCACCCACCAACTAACTCATGGGTTAAGGTTAGAACCATAAACATTAGCTTTAATGGAAAAAGGGTCAACAGGTGATTGACCAGAGTATCCCAAAGATCATTATTTAACCATTTACTGAGGCTATCTTCCAGTGATTTGACTGTATTAATAAactcattaattttattttgttatttattataGAAAGAATTGCTCCCCAAACCAAGGGTAGTGCCGTCATTTCGTTCTCTATATAATGTTAAGATCCCTTTGTTCTCTGTCCATTGCTTTTGACTATAGCGTGTGAGTGCTCTTCTGAGAATTCTCTCCAAGTTCATGTCCGTCTTCTTGTCtactttccctttcctttctgGGTTCTTCTGATTCCGCTTTTTAGGCTTCTCCATCCAACTGGGTAACTGAGATCTGAAGCTTTAATCACGGTTTCAACTTGTTTATTCTCTGTAAGTTGTTGATTGTTTGATACTTTTGATTCTAATACTTCTTGTATGCTTTGAAATGGTTCTAATTTTGatgctttcttctttctttttgaggTACTGTCTTTATGTTTTCTCGCTTTCTGTTGAAGTTCTGAGTGAAAGCAATGGTTTTTCCCACTATTTTAGGGTATATAGTGAGGGAaaacttttgaattttttttacttttctttagGAAAGATAAGTTTTTGCGGAAGATTTCGAGGAttctttgaatttttcctttaataatGTGTTCCTGAATACAAAATGCAAGATCAGAGATTCTTTACTCACCTGTTGGACTTTCAGAATCCTTGTTTTAGtttcttgtttccttttttcccGGATCCTTTGGACAAAACTAAGTAGAACGTATGGGTTGTTATAAATGAATCCGGTCTTAGTTACCAAAACCTAGCTCAAGATCTGATTCTTGTTTGAAATTGTTGCAGGGTAGTTGAGTTGTAGCAGAAGAAATAGTCGTGGCTACTTCTGTTTGGAAAGAGACAGCATGCGGTGGTTGAGTCTGTCTGTTGATGTGTTCCGAAGTTTTACTTCTTTGAATCTGTATTGTCGAGTTATTCTGTAAATCTCCCTGCTTGGATTAAACCCCAATTCACTCGTCTTCTTTTTTGCTAATCTGTCCATGGGATCCAACCTCTTCGTTTTTATTCCTCGCTACGTGCTTCAGATTATCTGAGAATTAAAGACAAATCAAACTAACCCTCTTGTTAGGGCTTAATCTTTTTCTGTTATAAACTTGTAATCTGATCTGGGTTTGCAGTTTAACCCTTTATCTGGTTTTTTCCTTTGTCCATCTTTTAGTTTGATTCTTCCTTTCGAGTGTCAATTGGTTTTCGGATAGATTGTGGGTTTCTTTTTACAAGGGTGAAAAAGTAGTTATGGTGTGCCAAGCAGCGAGCCAGACAAGATTCCGGGCATTGAAACATGAGAATGGGATTGCAGGGAGCGCGACCATTATAGTTAGAGTTATAGCATGCTTTCATCAATTGCAGGATTGCCAGGTGAGTGAagacatatttcttaattttgtcCTGTATCTGTATCTGTATCTGGAATCTGTAAGGGATTTGTGACCCAGATGAAGCTTTTCTTGCAAATAACCTTTTTAATTTAATACTTCTCTGCAATGGGAACTTAAAAATGCACCAAACTGATCTTTCTCTATGATGCCAGGCTGAGTACTTTCGTCATTTGCTGAAGCCCGTAACGTAGATTAGTAGATTGATCGTCGTTGTTAATATTCTTCGAATTAAGCTGGAGATTATAGTTTTCTTTGATCCTGAGTGAGGCAACAAACAAAATATTTCTTACCTATTACTCACTGGTATGTTTCTAAGACCTTGCTGCTTGTATTTGATGTACTTCTTGTGGCTTCTTTGATGATCAACCAGTGTTAATatcttgtatttcttttttttaatcaggTGATTGTGTTAGTTTAATGGGAAAGAACTGTGGTTCTTGGATTCATCAGCAGCATTCTGCTTTGCAACAATTCAATATGAATTGCACGAGCCCTATGCCGGATCTGGGCCTGGATAATACTTTCCCTGCTTATGCAAACCCTCAGTCTCGAATGGCTTCTGGTGATGGCACATTGCCTGTACCGGGGTTTGCTTTTCCTGAGCTCGGTCAGTTGAAAATGTCCCAAGCAGCTGAACCTCATGGGTGGTTTTATTGTTTACCACGCCACCGGCAGGCAGCCTTTGCTCCACCCAATTGCATTGGGACAGAAAAGTTTTCTGCATTCCCTCATGGATGTTACGGCCAGGGGGCAGCCGCATCCAATGCAGAACCAGGTTCTGTTGAGAAGCAATTCCTCGTCTTCGATCAATCCGGGAATCAAACAAGCTTCTTTATTAGTTCAGTGATTGCTCCTTCTGTTCAAGTCCAACACCCAAGTTATAAGATTCAGAATCCATTTGATACTGAGCTGGCAACTAGTAGAGATCCAATTTATCAATCTGGGCCTGTTGTCTCTGGTGCATTGGATGAGAATCATGAAAGTGATGATGGAAGTGAAATGCATGAAGACACAGAAGAACTAAATGCTCTACTTTATTCTGATGATGAATTTGAAGATACTGATGGtggtgaagaagatgatgaggtaGCTAGCACGGGTCATTCCCCTATTGAAATGACAGGCCACGAAAATCAAGAAgatgaagcagaagaagaagttgcaagTTCAGGTAGCCCAACTAAGAGGAGGAAACTGCTAAATGGAGAACATGAAGCAACATCTTCAATCATGGATACTGCAAGTTCAGCAAAACCCAATGGCTTGACGACGTCATATTACGAGGACGACGCCCAATCAAGCTGCATCAAAGGCAGGGCAGGAGGAAGAGAGATGGGTTCACTGAAGCGGTCGAGGAAGGAGAAGATACGGGAGACAGTGAGCATTCTGCAGAGCATAATTCCGGGTGGGAAGGGTAAGGATGCTGCATTGGTCCTTGATGAAGCAATCCAATACCTGAGATCACTAAAGGTTAAAGCCAAATCTCTTGGGACCTCTACTACTCTCAAGTAAAGGGGAGCTTTACCAGTACTAGTACACTAGTTAGTGGTGGTTGTGTCATATGATCTTAGTGCAGTGTTAGTATAGTAGTACTATTAAGTGGATTTGCTCTCCTGGATTGAATTTACCAAATGTCTGAAATCCAAAACCAGAGAAAGAGGAAGGGTGGGGAAGTGAAAGACCTAAGAAAGCTGCACTCTGAGTCTTCTACTACTATTCTAGATTTGAAATGATTGAAGCTGGGAATCAGTACTAGTTTCTGCAATTGGAGTctgcatctctctctttccccaaAGCTAGAAAGGATGATACCTTAATAAGGAGTTGAAGTGTTCATAAGTTCACACGTATTGGGAAGGGAAAATGGTGTTTTTGTCTGTTGACCCAGAAATGATTATTACGAGTTGTGGCTCTCTAGGGTTGTGAGAAAGCGAGGCCAGAGGTGTAAGGTGTAGGGTTGGAGTGTGATGTGGGGTGGGAGCTGTGGGTGACGAGCCGATGACCCATGAGGAGTTTGGCTTTGTGTTGGTGGGTGTGGGTCACGGGATAAGAAGCGTGCATGCGCGTTTGGTGGATTGGGTCCCATTCTCTTTGGCACTCCGTTACCTCCCTTTTTGTTCTCTTTTGGATCATGTTGTACTGTTTGAGGCTTTGAGCTTGAGAGTTTGATGTGGGTTTTGTCTGAAATTACTCTGCTTTAAAGAGAAAGCGGAAAAAACTTTGGTGTGGGTCCTGTAGGGGGGGCCATTACAACCATTATACTGAGTATTGTATGCATCtttccctttttaatttttctttcaattccagTGGGTTATGATTATGATACTCTTCGATATTTTACTGTGTATTTGTGTTAATgctgatggtggtgatggtgatggtgatggctTGTATGTGCGGAGTTCCCCTGCACCCACTCTGTTTACTGTAGGGGATCTAGGCCACTCGATGGGGGaaaagggggtggggaggtGGGTCTTCAGACCCTTTGATATATGCGGTGAATTCTTCACGCGGCGAATGGGAAGTGGGTCTTCGGACCCTTTGATCTATGCGGTGAATTCTTCACGCGGCGAACGGGAGTTGGGTCTTCGGACCCTTTGATCTATGAGGTGAATTCTTCACGTGGCGAACGAAAACTTTATCGTGGGGAGTGAATAGGAATTTTCTTGTTGGGTTTTTTATGTTATGAGATGGGATTTGGGATGGTAAGCAGGGAAGGTGAATTGGATTTTGGGACAttttaaggggggggggggtgatggGGATTGAGAAATGGGTTGGTTTGGGTCGATTAAAGTAAGTGATGTGTTGATGTGGGGGTTGTCTTTATGCTTATGTTCTTACGTCGCATGCACGCTTGTGGGATGAGAAAGCGATGTGTGTGGGGTGTCTTATTTTCTGGGGTTTCATGTCACACTTGATGAGTTGATGATGCCTTGCGTGTATTATGTACACTGTGAGTCTGTGACTGGATtgaaaagcaaaagagaaaaaggggaaagtGTTCAAACATGGTGGGTTACTTGGGAGGTTCCGGGAcagttccaacttccaacccACGGGTCTTCACCATTTCCTAATATGTATTATTCTTAACCCTAATCTTCACGTGGTGTTCTTTCTTTTGGGTGGTAGCACACATGATATGTATGCTTTTGTTTTTATTGAGTACATATATTATTAACAGTTCGAAGGATTGGAATTagataaatatattttataaggaGAAGGTTCCCTTAGCCGTTGGTGTAGGATCTACAAGCAcctctgtgtctatctctttctttctcacatAAAATAAATTTGCCACTCTTTTATGTCCAGTACCATTTTGGCGCAAACTCAAGATAAATTTGCCACCCTCCCAGGGTCTCATTGCTCTCTCCATAGATAGGACACACCCCATTGATCCATAGAACAGGTATAGCTTAAAATTAACTGtacatttccaccaaaaaaaaaagatctgacACTTCAAACATTAATGAACTTTCCATATGAAGTAAGGGCCTGTGATTGTGAAGCATATCTAATTAAGCCTGAATAGGCTTGTTTAGAAGACAAATGACTAGTTTTTGAAATGTTAACTGGTCTTGAAGAGGATGCCTAACTCTGTAGCAGAGGAGTGTTCCAATATAGATCATTTGTTATAAAGTCTTCCACCTAAAACCCTGGTTGTCTTCTCACATATGAGAGAATTCTAAATGAATGAAGGAGTGGGTTCCAAGGATCATACCAGATTTTTCACCTTTGTACCAGACTCTATTCTGCAACATATCCAATTGGACCAATATGTGTCTGATTTTGAGAAGGCTCTTTCCATGTCCTAGGTACCCTTAGTTTTATTCGCGCCAAAGAAAGTATCACTCGGAAAATACTTCACAGATTAGTCTCCAACTCAAGTTGAGACCATTGTAACTAATCACATCTCTTGTGAACTTGGGGAGAAACACAACCTGGGGACATCCAATATGTTGGGATTGAAGCAATCACTGATGAAATTAATGTTAGATGTCTAGCAGAAGAAATAAGTTTTCATCTCCATGCTGTCAATAGTTATGAGACTCTCCACTAGGAATGAAAACTCTTTTTGAGGGTGAACAAGATCTTAAAAGAGAGTATCCTAAGTACTCGTGAGAGTTAATTTATGAGAGTTAATTTATACGATAGTGTAAATGTTGCTTTCCAGTTCTGTTCATATAGTTGGAGCTTTGTGGGAAGCCTGGGGTCTAAGTTGTGgttaaactttttttcttttttttttttgggggggggggggggggtgggggtggtggtaGAGAGATGTTACTGCAAATCCAAAAATTAAGTTGTTGCTTTTGCTTTGGCTTTGAGCAATCTCTTGTGGGCcaatccatacactcttgaccATTGAGACAGCTGTTCAGAAGCTTACTCCGGCCTCCTTCCCTTCCTATCTACCAAACAGAAACCTCGTGCCCCTTTCCTCTGCAGGACTTAATACTCCAAGAGGAAAGGGGCATGAGGTTTCTGTTTGGTAGATAAGAAGGGAAGGAGGTTGGAGTTAGCTT
It includes:
- the LOC122083469 gene encoding transcription factor bHLH143-like; this encodes MGKNCGSWIHQQHSALQQFNMNCTSPMPDLGLDNTFPAYANPQSRMASGDGTLPVPGFAFPELGQLKMSQAAEPHGWFYCLPRHRQAAFAPPNCIGTEKFSAFPHGCYGQGAAASNAEPGSVEKQFLVFDQSGNQTSFFISSVIAPSVQVQHPSYKIQNPFDTELATSRDPIYQSGPVVSGALDENHESDDGSEMHEDTEELNALLYSDDEFEDTDGGEEDDEVASTGHSPIEMTGHENQEDEAEEEVASSGSPTKRRKLLNGEHEATSSIMDTASSAKPNGLTTSYYEDDAQSSCIKGRAGGREMGSLKRSRKEKIRETVSILQSIIPGGKGKDAALVLDEAIQYLRSLKVKAKSLGTSTTLK